The Streptomyces kanamyceticus genome window below encodes:
- a CDS encoding tyrosine-type recombinase/integrase — MAGQRKRNPNGSGTVTRRADGRYQAAVYVPQPDGTRKRKYAYGKTFDECDGMRRDLLERANSGIPTPTRDMTLGQWFDYWLAVIVKPDLSAGSYRTYEQAVRNHLRPRLGSKVMVKLGVKELRGAVKLLAEEKTAKTARHVLRVLSAALTAAMVEDIGLTRNVAKLVHVRAPTDSGKSWDAVTVLRFLAAARRLTVYYPAFLLLCLLGLRRAEVCGLRWEYIDLDNRILWVEQQRQRTSAGTVDVDPKSKTSKAPLPLPAQCIAPLRWTRMRTAWLRERAISRGRPWFDDPEGHVFVTRTGRPLLAENLYLTMQRVIEAANLYPEPSPYFFEADESEAEQLGKMNPKGLRKSCGTLLVHLKVHPRVIKAILRHSRIATTLDIYAEALDPDVVAAVSQLDRLLRQPARIQQLEAGQADREASLM; from the coding sequence ATGGCTGGTCAGCGCAAGCGCAACCCCAACGGCTCGGGCACAGTCACCAGGCGTGCCGATGGCCGCTATCAGGCAGCCGTATACGTCCCACAGCCAGACGGAACCAGGAAGCGGAAGTACGCCTACGGGAAGACCTTCGACGAGTGCGACGGGATGCGCCGCGATCTGCTTGAGCGCGCCAACAGCGGCATTCCAACGCCGACCCGGGACATGACCTTGGGCCAGTGGTTCGACTACTGGTTGGCGGTCATCGTCAAGCCGGATCTCTCCGCAGGTAGCTATCGGACTTACGAACAGGCCGTGCGCAATCACCTGCGTCCGCGTCTCGGCTCCAAAGTCATGGTCAAGTTGGGCGTCAAAGAGCTGCGCGGGGCCGTGAAGCTTCTGGCAGAGGAGAAGACCGCCAAGACCGCCCGGCATGTCCTCCGGGTGCTCTCAGCGGCGCTTACGGCTGCGATGGTCGAAGACATCGGACTCACGCGGAACGTGGCCAAGCTCGTGCACGTCCGGGCGCCCACGGACAGTGGGAAGAGCTGGGACGCCGTGACGGTCCTGCGCTTCCTGGCTGCGGCTCGGCGTCTGACGGTGTACTACCCGGCGTTCCTCCTCCTCTGCCTGTTGGGCCTGCGACGAGCGGAAGTGTGCGGCCTTCGGTGGGAATACATCGACCTGGACAATCGCATTCTCTGGGTGGAGCAGCAGCGACAGCGCACGAGTGCTGGCACGGTCGACGTGGATCCCAAGTCCAAGACTTCCAAGGCCCCCTTGCCGCTGCCCGCGCAGTGCATCGCCCCGTTGCGGTGGACTCGCATGCGTACGGCCTGGTTGCGAGAGCGCGCGATCAGCAGAGGACGTCCTTGGTTCGATGATCCTGAGGGGCATGTGTTCGTCACTCGGACTGGTCGCCCGCTCCTCGCGGAGAACCTCTATCTGACCATGCAGCGCGTGATCGAGGCGGCGAACCTCTACCCGGAGCCCTCGCCGTACTTCTTCGAGGCTGACGAGTCAGAGGCTGAGCAACTCGGGAAGATGAACCCCAAGGGGCTCCGCAAGTCCTGCGGCACGCTTCTGGTCCACCTCAAGGTGCACCCACGAGTCATCAAGGCGATTCTGCGGCACAGCCGGATCGCAACGACGCTCGACATCTACGCTGAGGCACTGGACCCTGATGTTGTTGCAGCGGTAAGTCAGCTTGATCGGCTGCTGCGGCAACCGGCCCGCATCCAGCAGTTAGAGGCTGGTCAGGCGGACCGTGAGGCTTCGTTGATGTAG
- a CDS encoding DUF7544 domain-containing protein has protein sequence MNDTPGWASPGSAPSDGPDSGKPDSAEPTAAEQQSGPPSKWSKEQPPPAQWSPPSTPGPGQTPPPPPPPPAQGGGWGGQRPGGPGAPGGTGGPGGYRGWGAWQGPPPAAKPGVIPLRPLGVGEILDGAVSTMRAHWRTVLGISLTVAVLTEVVVVLLQGLVLNDTVDTDALNDPSATLGELTRAMGDTMLSSGVVLVITLLGTIVATALLTMVTSRAVLGKSVTTSEAWQDSRPQLARLFGLTLLIPLIGVAIVGVGVLPGLLIALAGASDAGASLAILGGLAATVAALWIVVRFSLASPALMLEKQGVKKSLARSVKLVRGSWWRVFGIQLLAAIIANVVASIIVIPFTFIAGALSGEGVTGFLDNAGDLGWTFLIVSGVGSVIGSMLTFPITAGVTVLLYIDQRIRREALDLELARAAGLPGHGTTAPGTPGS, from the coding sequence ATGAACGACACTCCGGGCTGGGCCTCGCCCGGATCTGCCCCCTCCGACGGACCGGACTCCGGCAAGCCGGACTCCGCCGAGCCCACGGCCGCCGAACAGCAGAGCGGCCCGCCCTCGAAGTGGTCCAAGGAGCAGCCGCCGCCCGCCCAGTGGTCCCCGCCCAGCACCCCGGGCCCGGGCCAGACCCCGCCACCTCCGCCTCCGCCGCCCGCCCAGGGCGGCGGCTGGGGCGGCCAGCGCCCCGGCGGTCCCGGCGCCCCGGGAGGTACCGGCGGCCCCGGCGGCTACCGAGGCTGGGGCGCCTGGCAGGGCCCGCCGCCCGCCGCCAAGCCCGGCGTCATCCCGCTCCGGCCGCTCGGCGTGGGCGAGATCCTGGACGGCGCGGTGTCCACGATGCGCGCCCACTGGCGCACGGTCCTCGGCATCTCGCTGACGGTCGCCGTCCTCACGGAGGTCGTCGTCGTCCTCCTGCAAGGCCTCGTCCTGAACGACACCGTCGACACGGATGCCCTGAACGACCCGAGCGCGACCCTCGGCGAACTGACCCGCGCCATGGGCGACACGATGCTCAGCTCCGGAGTGGTCCTCGTGATCACCCTGCTCGGCACGATCGTCGCGACGGCCCTGCTCACGATGGTCACCAGCCGCGCGGTGCTCGGTAAGTCGGTGACCACGTCGGAAGCCTGGCAGGACTCCCGGCCCCAACTGGCGCGGCTGTTCGGCCTGACGCTGCTCATCCCGCTCATCGGCGTCGCGATCGTCGGCGTCGGCGTCCTGCCCGGCCTGCTGATCGCGCTGGCGGGCGCCTCCGACGCCGGAGCCAGTCTCGCCATCCTCGGCGGCCTGGCCGCGACCGTCGCCGCCCTCTGGATCGTGGTCCGCTTCTCGCTCGCCTCGCCCGCGCTGATGCTGGAGAAGCAGGGCGTCAAGAAGTCCCTCGCCCGCTCGGTCAAGCTCGTCCGCGGCTCCTGGTGGCGCGTCTTCGGCATCCAGCTGCTCGCCGCGATCATCGCGAACGTCGTGGCATCGATCATCGTCATCCCGTTCACGTTCATCGCGGGCGCGCTCAGCGGCGAAGGCGTCACGGGCTTCCTCGACAACGCGGGCGACCTGGGCTGGACCTTCCTGATCGTCAGCGGCGTCGGCTCGGTGATCGGCTCCATGCTCACGTTCCCCATCACGGCCGGGGTCACCGTGCTGCTCTACATCGACCAGCGGATCCGCCGCGAGGCCCTCGACCTCGAACTCGCCCGCGCCGCGGGCCTCCCCGGCCACGGGACCACCGCGCCCGGCACCCCGGGGAGCTGA
- a CDS encoding helix-turn-helix domain-containing protein, with protein MIARAPELLTVKETMARLKYGRTKVYDLIRAKRLVSITEGRARRIPESAIQDYIQSRLDEAS; from the coding sequence ATGATCGCGCGAGCCCCTGAACTGTTGACCGTGAAGGAGACCATGGCCCGGCTCAAGTACGGGCGCACCAAGGTCTATGACTTGATCCGGGCGAAGCGGCTCGTCTCCATCACCGAGGGCCGCGCCCGCCGCATCCCCGAGAGCGCTATCCAGGACTACATCCAATCGCGGCTTGATGAAGCTTCCTGA
- a CDS encoding SpdD-like protein translates to MFHPRIPINPAPTGDPIPILTPTAITQPGHPHAPTCCACRHAAPAPVAPVRPTAQLTPGSLLAVVGGGTAVVLVVGAVLVSVLLAVAVTATALAICALVIRSLIGAQAKQR, encoded by the coding sequence ATGTTCCATCCCCGCATCCCCATCAACCCGGCCCCGACCGGTGACCCGATCCCGATCCTCACCCCGACCGCAATCACTCAGCCTGGCCACCCCCATGCCCCCACGTGCTGCGCCTGCCGACACGCCGCCCCGGCGCCGGTCGCGCCTGTCCGTCCGACGGCGCAGCTCACCCCCGGCTCCCTGCTTGCCGTGGTCGGTGGTGGCACGGCCGTGGTCCTGGTCGTCGGCGCGGTCCTGGTCTCCGTGCTCCTGGCGGTTGCCGTCACCGCCACCGCGCTCGCGATCTGTGCCCTGGTCATCCGCTCCCTGATCGGCGCTCAGGCCAAGCAGCGTTGA
- the mtnA gene encoding S-methyl-5-thioribose-1-phosphate isomerase: protein MADQYAQSSEHTRPTELPAIPAIPAIRWDEPPEGPVLVLLDQTRLPGEESELVCTDAPALVDAIRTLAVRGAPLLGIAGAYGVALAAVRGFDVDEAADALAGARPTAVNLAYGVRRAQAAYRTAIAGGDGVGGAAGAALAAARALHAEDARASTEMAARGLALLDELLPGGGHRILTHCNTGALVSGGEGTAFAVALKAHREGSLRRLWVDETRPLLQGARLTAYEAARNEMAYTLLTDNAAGSLFAAGEVDAVLIGADRIAADGSVANKVGSYPLAVLARYHHVPFIVVAPVTTVDPATPDGASIEVELRSGHEVTEVTVPYAPMTGRDAGGGIPVAPLGTQAYNPAFDVTPPELVTAIVTEEGVLSPVTAEGLVELCARSRQVTIS, encoded by the coding sequence ATGGCTGATCAGTACGCGCAATCCAGCGAGCACACACGGCCGACCGAGCTCCCGGCGATCCCCGCGATCCCCGCGATCCGTTGGGACGAACCCCCTGAAGGGCCCGTGCTGGTCCTCCTCGACCAGACCAGGCTGCCGGGCGAGGAAAGCGAGTTGGTGTGCACCGACGCACCGGCTCTGGTGGACGCGATCCGGACGCTGGCGGTGCGCGGGGCACCGCTGCTCGGCATCGCGGGGGCGTACGGCGTCGCCCTGGCCGCCGTCCGCGGGTTCGACGTGGACGAGGCGGCGGACGCCCTCGCGGGGGCGCGGCCCACCGCGGTCAACCTTGCGTACGGTGTACGCAGGGCGCAGGCGGCGTACCGTACCGCGATAGCCGGTGGTGATGGTGTCGGCGGGGCGGCCGGTGCCGCGCTGGCCGCGGCGCGGGCACTGCACGCCGAGGACGCTCGGGCCAGCACGGAGATGGCGGCGCGCGGTCTGGCGCTGCTCGACGAGCTGTTGCCCGGCGGCGGGCACCGGATCCTCACGCACTGCAACACGGGGGCGCTCGTCTCCGGTGGCGAGGGCACGGCGTTCGCGGTCGCGCTCAAGGCGCATCGGGAAGGGAGTCTGCGCAGGCTGTGGGTGGACGAGACGCGGCCGCTGCTGCAGGGGGCCCGGCTCACCGCCTATGAGGCGGCACGGAACGAAATGGCGTACACCTTGCTCACGGACAACGCGGCGGGTTCGCTGTTCGCGGCGGGAGAGGTGGATGCCGTACTGATCGGTGCGGACCGCATCGCGGCCGACGGTTCGGTGGCGAACAAGGTGGGGAGCTATCCGCTCGCCGTGCTGGCGCGATATCACCATGTGCCGTTCATCGTGGTGGCGCCGGTGACGACCGTGGACCCGGCCACCCCGGATGGGGCGTCCATCGAGGTGGAGCTGCGGTCCGGCCATGAAGTGACGGAGGTCACGGTGCCGTACGCGCCGATGACCGGGAGAGACGCGGGAGGCGGTATTCCGGTGGCCCCCCTGGGGACCCAGGCGTACAACCCCGCATTCGACGTGACGCCGCCGGAGTTGGTGACGGCGATCGTCACGGAAGAGGGCGTTCTGTCACCTGTGACAGCAGAGGGCCTTGTCGAGCTGTGTGCCAGGTCACGCCAGGTAACGATTAGCTAA
- the repSA gene encoding replication initiator protein RepSA, with translation MSDTASFAGLDPITLGDLLRVASQPDFDRWQDQIKRTGGCANPIHLTGWSLTKDKTTGQTLHHYTTEHEPGGRLRIACGNRRASRCPACAWTYAGDTYHLIRAGLVGDTDKDIPTTVRDHPRVFATLTAPSFGPVHNRPTHGRCRCGTPHTEDAPVIGTALDPAIYDYAGAVLFNNHAGDLWQRFTTRLRRELAARAGLTRRELADAVRLSYGKVAEFQKRGAIHFHAVIRLDGPDGPEDRPPCWATAELLTHAIRAAAAHPYTTINVSAVDDQPARVFRWGAQLDIRPIKAFDDGTDITEQAVASYVAKYATKAAETTGTLDRRIGELTELDRHHVPDHARRLIKACKLLDPLYPDRRLWAWAHMLGFRGHFSTKSRRYSTTLGTLRQLRADYRATQERHTLGLDDTDPDTVLVLADWQYAGHGHTPGESALAATIAQDLQLNRETAREALHDQLALEGAAT, from the coding sequence ATGAGCGACACCGCGTCCTTTGCAGGCCTGGACCCCATCACCCTGGGCGATCTGCTGAGGGTGGCTTCCCAACCCGACTTCGACCGCTGGCAAGACCAGATCAAGCGCACTGGTGGCTGTGCCAACCCCATCCACCTGACCGGCTGGTCCCTGACCAAGGACAAGACGACCGGCCAGACCCTGCACCACTACACGACCGAGCACGAGCCGGGCGGACGCCTGCGCATCGCCTGCGGCAACCGCCGCGCCTCCCGCTGCCCCGCCTGCGCCTGGACGTACGCCGGGGACACCTACCACCTCATCCGCGCCGGACTCGTCGGAGACACCGACAAGGACATCCCCACCACCGTCCGCGATCACCCCCGCGTCTTCGCTACCCTCACCGCCCCCTCCTTCGGACCCGTCCACAACCGGCCCACCCACGGCCGCTGCCGCTGCGGCACCCCGCACACAGAAGACGCCCCGGTCATCGGTACGGCGCTCGATCCGGCGATCTACGACTACGCCGGGGCGGTCCTGTTCAACAACCACGCAGGAGACCTCTGGCAGCGCTTCACCACCCGCCTGCGCCGCGAACTCGCCGCCCGTGCCGGACTCACCCGCCGCGAACTCGCCGACGCCGTACGGCTCTCCTACGGCAAGGTCGCCGAATTCCAGAAACGCGGCGCCATCCACTTCCACGCCGTGATCCGCCTTGACGGACCCGACGGGCCCGAAGACCGACCGCCGTGCTGGGCCACCGCCGAACTCCTCACCCACGCCATCCGCGCCGCCGCCGCACACCCCTACACCACGATCAACGTTTCGGCGGTCGACGACCAACCCGCACGCGTCTTCCGCTGGGGCGCCCAACTCGACATCCGGCCGATCAAGGCCTTCGACGATGGCACCGACATCACCGAGCAGGCAGTGGCCTCCTACGTCGCCAAGTACGCCACCAAAGCAGCCGAGACAACCGGCACCCTCGATCGCCGGATTGGCGAACTCACCGAACTTGACCGCCACCACGTCCCCGACCACGCTCGCCGCCTGATCAAAGCCTGCAAGCTGCTCGATCCGCTCTACCCCGACCGGCGCCTGTGGGCCTGGGCTCACATGCTCGGCTTCCGGGGCCACTTCTCCACCAAGTCCCGCCGCTACTCCACCACCCTGGGCACCCTCCGCCAGCTCCGAGCCGACTACCGCGCCACCCAAGAACGCCACACCCTCGGACTCGACGACACCGACCCGGACACCGTGCTCGTCCTCGCCGACTGGCAATACGCCGGACACGGCCACACCCCCGGCGAATCCGCCCTCGCCGCCACCATCGCCCAAGACCTCCAGCTCAACCGGGAGACCGCCCGCGAAGCCCTGCACGACCAACTAGCCCTGGAAGGAGCCGCAACATGA
- a CDS encoding mobile element transfer protein, with protein sequence MPHGFFFQRVMAYGPVEIGTDHNREGRNCYTAACTTDGCGWSGDFNTYSGACMAAKGHHCQIR encoded by the coding sequence ATGCCGCACGGCTTCTTCTTCCAGCGAGTCATGGCCTACGGACCCGTAGAGATCGGCACTGACCACAACCGCGAAGGCCGCAACTGCTACACCGCCGCCTGCACCACCGACGGCTGCGGCTGGTCCGGTGACTTCAACACCTACTCCGGCGCCTGCATGGCCGCCAAGGGCCACCACTGCCAAATCCGCTGA